TGAATTACAGGAGTTAAAAAATGACTTTCAACCAAAAGCACCTACGGAATATCTAACCAGAAAAGAAACTAAAGACTTGCTAAGGATAGATTTAAGCACACTCTCTACACATACCAAGAACGGTCTGCTACAATCTTATGGCATTGGGAACAGAGTTCTTTATAAAAGATCTGAGGTCGAAAAAGCTATACAAGAACTAAAGCACCGCTAATTAGTGAGGCAAAAGGTTTATACCGCTTAAATTCATGGAAAACAACCATAAATATATAAATTTCCCCATTCAGCTTCTTAAAGGGTTTTTGCTGGATCCGCAAAAAGTTTTGTACGAAATATCGTGTTACGCCCTCTTCTTTTATGAAAACAGCCCAACCAATAACACTCATAATAAATTTATTGGGGTCTGTACTTACCTAGGCTACGATATTCGCCCCTCCATGAGAGATGAGATGTACCAAATTGGTCAAAACCTACATGACAAGTTTGCCTTAAAATCTCGCCCTCCACTAACAGGAATCAAAGTACAGCTTTTAAAAGAATTTCAAGAAGAAGAACACACCAAAGAGGAGATGTTGTATTTCCTAGCGTTCTTAGCAATAAAGAGCATCTTGTATAAAAAACCTTATGCTAAAATCACTAATAACTTTTTATTATCACGAATGGATGGTCGAGCAAAATGCTGTGCCAAAAAAGATTTGTCCCCTGAGATACGGAAATACAGTTCAAACTATCATATGCAGAAAATTAGACTTGCACTTTATGAAAAATGGCATGTAGTTTCTGAATCGAAATATATGCGTGGAGTTCTGTATAGCATAAAACATACAAAAGAGGAGCTGATAACTATTGCCGAAAAAAACCGTCAAACATATAAAAAAAAACAAGAGCAATATAACACTAAAAAACTTCGTGAAAAGGTCAGAAAGGATTTAAACTCAAGACTTAAATAGAACACAAAATTTTATTAGCTAAAATCGTCGACTTGCCTTGCAAAAATGAATTTTATAGCTATATAAATTTTTAAAAAGAGTTTTTAATAGGTATTACTTAAAAGGTATTTATAGAGGGTATTTATATAGGTATAAATATTTATAGAAAAATATACTACAGTAACCTTACAATTTGACAAATCAGACCGCCAATCTCTAGCCGCTATAACTAATCAATACCATACAAACCTACCCAGCAAGCTACAGACTAATACTCATTAAGGTTCTTTATTATTGCTCCGTTTTTTTAATTTGGGAAATATCCAAGAATTTAAGATTCCCGCTCATATAACACCCACTACATTCACAGCAGATGGCTATCTTAAAGAACGGGTTAACCGGAACTGCTTAAGAAATCCAATTTACAAACCAACGTATTTTCTCGTGCCAAACATACGCCAATATTACAAAACCATCCATCCCAATAAATTGGACAAGTTTCAAATAGATGACCAATCTAAAAGACAACTAACGAAAAGAAGGGAAAAGACTAATTTTATTACAACCGATAACATCCTTTTTCATGACTTACGATATTCGGTTAAGAACTTATCTACTATAGCAGCAATTATTAAAAAAACATTTGAGACAATACTGAAAGCTTAAAACCTGGTCCCTAGCGGAAATAAAAAGTTGATGATTTTAAACTTAATTTAAAAGAAAATCACCCCCATTAAAAAGCACAAAAAATACTTTAGTTAATCTGAAAGATAGTCCCCTAAGGCAAAACTAATAGCCTTTGATGATCCTTTTAGTGAGAATTCATAATCCGATTTACCACAACTATTGACAACCCTAATATAAACACTTTTCTTATTCATCAACATTTCAATAAAGTCAACCGTACTGGTGTTATCAAAATACCTAATAAATAAAGAATCTTTGTTTAAATCTGGAGCTGGGTTATCGCAAATTAAAACAGACTCGTCATCATTGAATACAACTCTTACAGTATTTCTGCTGCAACCTGTGTAACCAATATTAGTAAGATAGATATTGGGTGATCTTTCGCCAAAACG
This genomic interval from Zobellia roscoffensis contains the following:
- a CDS encoding helix-turn-helix domain-containing protein, yielding MKEIQFIQTTPDQLVEKILSGVRSELQELKNDFQPKAPTEYLTRKETKDLLRIDLSTLSTHTKNGLLQSYGIGNRVLYKRSEVEKAIQELKHR